In Zingiber officinale cultivar Zhangliang chromosome 1A, Zo_v1.1, whole genome shotgun sequence, a genomic segment contains:
- the LOC122003880 gene encoding uncharacterized protein LOC122003880, with translation MTDDIYPPPSKPTTHPGGPPAFPPTKAQATDAAHQPSCSSPCLAAAFSLPSSSSLLSPVAISIPFTAYLDLNITSCNSNKKLVYHYDPIAFSNLFGALQPRRQTLPYVRPGHGERDPSLCVGFHLQSSIGQCDDVRLAVELRWVEVETGVNIGGLKTKQIDMKVLCEGLSVTLPAGKKAGVASPRDDCTVKLRLKIWKWQRQLH, from the coding sequence ATGACCGACGACATCTACCCTCCTCCCTCCAAGCCCACCACCCACCCCGGAGGCCCCCCGGCCTTCCCGCCCACCAAGGCCCAAGCGACCGACGCCGCTCACCAGCCGTCATGCTCTTCGCCGTGCTTGGCGGCGGCATTTTCTTTGCCATCATCATCCTCGTTGCTCTCACCGGTAGCAATTTCTATTCCATTTACCGCCTACCTCGACCTTAACATCACCTCCTGCAACTCCAACAAGAAGCTCGTCTACCACTACGACCCCATCGCCTTCTCCAACCTCTTCGGTGCGCTCCAACCTCGGCGACAGACCCTTCCGTACGTTCGTCCAGGACATGGGGAGCGTGACCCCTCCCTCTGCGTTGGCTTCCATCTCCAGTCAAGCATTGGACAATGCGACGACGTCAGGCTTGCAGTGGAACTGCGATGGGTGGAGGTAGAGACCGGCGTGAATATTGGCGGGCTGAAGACGAAACAGATCGACATGAAGGTGTTGTGCGAAGGGCTTAGCGTGACATTGCCAGCGGGGAAGAAGGCGGGCGTTGCCTCGCCAAGGGATGACTGCACCGTCAAGCTCCGCCTCAAGATCTGGAAGTGGCAGAGGCAGCTACATTAG